Proteins from a genomic interval of Pseudomonadota bacterium:
- a CDS encoding lipocalin-like domain-containing protein gives MRVVLTSLGLGLCLLLAGCAPSSPGADADRGFALDRALGAQVGDGAFLKVTEAPDLQFPRDHGAHPNYRQEWWYFTGNLRTAQGRRFGYQATIFRFALGTGGDTAKGESASAWRTGQLYMAHLAVSDIEAGRFTAADRFARGALGLAGAESEPLKVWVEDWSIADDPSAGGAPFSVRLRFQDRAIGIDLSLVAERPVLRQGAGGYSRKGDDPSNASAYYSLTRLRSTGALRTAGERYEVAGTSWFDREWGTSFLAPGVAGWDWFSLQLDDGRDLMFYRLRGEHGESTRWSAGAIAALDGDGQWQVQRLDADEVQLEPVARWRSPASGVRYPVSWILRLPDQALVLEVKAALEDQELRLATRYWEGAVTVAGQQGERAVSGRGYLELAGY, from the coding sequence GTGAGAGTGGTCCTTACCTCCCTAGGCCTTGGCCTCTGCCTATTGCTGGCGGGGTGTGCCCCGAGCAGTCCTGGTGCTGATGCCGACCGTGGCTTCGCCCTCGATCGCGCGCTCGGCGCCCAGGTTGGCGATGGGGCGTTTCTGAAGGTCACGGAGGCGCCCGATCTTCAGTTCCCCCGGGACCATGGCGCGCACCCGAACTACCGCCAGGAGTGGTGGTACTTCACGGGCAACCTGCGCACTGCGCAGGGGCGTCGCTTCGGCTACCAGGCCACCATCTTCCGCTTCGCGCTCGGCACTGGCGGCGATACGGCCAAAGGAGAGTCAGCGTCGGCCTGGCGCACGGGGCAACTGTACATGGCACATCTAGCCGTATCCGACATCGAGGCTGGGCGATTCACGGCGGCGGATCGGTTCGCGCGCGGCGCTTTGGGCTTGGCAGGTGCCGAGTCTGAGCCCCTAAAGGTGTGGGTGGAAGACTGGTCGATCGCGGATGACCCCAGCGCCGGCGGTGCACCCTTCAGCGTTCGGCTGCGGTTCCAGGATCGCGCGATCGGTATCGATCTTTCCCTGGTCGCCGAACGACCAGTCCTGCGCCAGGGCGCGGGGGGCTACAGCCGCAAGGGAGACGACCCGTCGAACGCGTCAGCGTACTATTCGCTCACGCGCTTACGCTCGACCGGCGCGCTGCGCACGGCAGGCGAGCGCTACGAGGTGGCTGGCACCAGTTGGTTCGACCGCGAATGGGGCACCAGCTTCCTCGCCCCGGGCGTCGCCGGCTGGGACTGGTTTTCCCTGCAGCTCGACGACGGGCGAGATCTCATGTTCTATCGGCTGCGCGGAGAGCATGGTGAGTCAACGCGCTGGAGCGCTGGCGCCATCGCTGCCCTCGATGGGGATGGGCAGTGGCAGGTGCAGCGGCTCGACGCGGACGAGGTGCAACTGGAACCGGTGGCCCGCTGGCGTTCTCCCGCCAGCGGCGTGCGCTACCCGGTAAGCTGGATTCTGCGCCTACCCGACCAGGCGTTAGTGCTAGAGGTGAAGGCTGCGCTCGAGGATCAAGAGCTGCGTCTCGCCACGCGCTACTGGGAAGGCGCCGTCACCGTTGCCGGGCAGCAGGGTGAGAGGGCGGTCAGCGGCCGCGGATACTTGGAACTCGCCGGCTACTAA
- a CDS encoding FtsX-like permease family protein, with protein sequence MSALALQLRSFARSGLRQPVFGVLAVLGVALGVAVVTAVDRAIDASRRNLEASVDLLAGPFSHHVVGGVGGVDEALYRVLRVELGVRRAMPVVEGAVTLARDGQRARLVGVDLTASLAGDGPTPPWMSEFGSGALEGAPLLPGARSVVLSKPSAERLGVAAGERLPLMGDGPHAPTVAAVLEVPAREAAAWDGLLLADIATAQEVLGRQGQLTRVDLSPDAAQLQALSDGGLLPPGTELLTREQRAANLLDLSQSFHLNLTALSLLTLLVGAMLIFNTETFLVVRRRRELAILRTMGVTSREIFVAVLLEACALGVIGTLLGLLAGSALAQLMMGLMGRTSADLYTTVSASLPSMGWGQLARLSALGVGVSVLAAVLPAREAVRGATVEHLRNHDAMPREAQGLWARLAMSGLAAIALGLMLVLATPGQVTAAFVGLFLLLLGFTAQAPLLAQRLFSRPSSRAADLSLQRLAVRNVGAHLHRSAPALAALIVALGTSLGITLMIASFERAVVSWLDSVLAADYYVAGEQPRVITQQDVASLGELPGVAEVSTVRWNSVETATGHDRIVAYALNDRARRGFILIEGEAERFWPRFVSAPVVMVTQTLAYKRRLKVGDRITLRTGSGERAFEVGAVYRDYGSEHGTIAMSEATFAAHFPTRETVEGIGIYLDPGADRAVSEAALTAWVEDQQRSRTVLLRSRESLIAISLEVFARTFTITEVLRVLAALVAFAGTVNALLALLLDRYAQFAVMRALGVTPNEIARLLLTESGALGAFAGLCAIPAGLLIGLMLIYVVNVRSFGWTMTPHFAVTPMLGTLVLAVLASVLAAVWPAWRLRQRLQASDLTPGRA encoded by the coding sequence TTGAGCGCGCTCGCCCTACAGCTGCGCAGCTTCGCCCGGTCGGGCTTGCGCCAACCTGTGTTTGGTGTGCTCGCGGTGCTGGGGGTCGCGCTGGGCGTGGCAGTGGTGACCGCTGTCGATCGAGCGATCGATGCCTCTAGGCGCAATCTGGAGGCCTCCGTCGATCTCCTCGCCGGGCCATTCTCCCATCACGTCGTTGGCGGCGTCGGCGGCGTGGACGAGGCCCTGTACCGAGTGCTGCGCGTGGAGCTTGGCGTGCGCCGGGCCATGCCCGTGGTGGAAGGAGCTGTCACCCTTGCGAGGGACGGCCAGCGCGCACGGTTAGTGGGTGTCGACCTGACCGCTTCCCTCGCAGGTGATGGGCCTACTCCCCCGTGGATGAGCGAGTTCGGCAGCGGTGCCCTCGAGGGTGCACCGTTGCTCCCGGGCGCGCGCAGCGTCGTCTTGAGTAAGCCGTCCGCCGAGCGTCTCGGCGTGGCTGCGGGTGAGCGCTTGCCACTCATGGGTGATGGGCCCCACGCGCCCACGGTGGCAGCTGTGCTTGAGGTTCCGGCGCGCGAGGCTGCCGCCTGGGACGGTCTGTTGCTTGCCGATATCGCGACCGCCCAGGAGGTGCTCGGGCGGCAGGGGCAACTCACCCGAGTCGATCTCTCACCAGATGCTGCACAGCTGCAAGCGCTGAGCGATGGGGGCCTGTTGCCTCCGGGAACGGAGTTGCTAACGCGCGAGCAGCGTGCCGCCAACTTGTTGGACCTCTCACAGTCTTTCCATCTGAATTTGACCGCCCTGTCGCTGCTCACGCTGCTCGTTGGCGCGATGTTGATCTTCAATACCGAGACCTTCCTGGTGGTGAGACGCCGACGCGAGCTAGCGATCCTGCGGACGATGGGGGTGACCTCGCGAGAGATCTTCGTCGCCGTGCTGCTGGAGGCGTGTGCGCTCGGTGTGATCGGCACCCTGCTCGGGCTGCTCGCCGGGAGTGCGCTCGCCCAGCTCATGATGGGGTTGATGGGAAGAACGTCCGCCGACCTATACACCACGGTCAGCGCGTCCCTGCCGTCCATGGGCTGGGGCCAACTCGCGCGTCTGAGCGCTCTGGGCGTGGGCGTGAGCGTGCTAGCGGCCGTGCTACCTGCGCGCGAGGCTGTGCGCGGGGCGACCGTCGAGCACCTGCGCAATCACGACGCGATGCCACGTGAGGCGCAGGGGCTTTGGGCGCGCCTCGCGATGAGCGGACTAGCCGCTATCGCCCTTGGATTGATGCTGGTGCTCGCCACCCCGGGTCAGGTCACGGCCGCCTTCGTCGGGCTCTTTCTGCTGCTCCTCGGGTTCACGGCGCAGGCGCCGCTGCTCGCCCAACGCCTTTTCTCGCGACCCTCATCCAGGGCTGCCGATCTCAGCCTGCAGCGTTTGGCGGTGCGCAATGTTGGTGCGCACCTGCATCGCTCGGCGCCCGCCCTCGCTGCCCTAATCGTAGCGTTGGGTACGAGTCTTGGCATCACCCTCATGATCGCGAGCTTCGAGCGCGCCGTCGTAAGCTGGCTGGACAGCGTACTCGCCGCTGACTACTACGTTGCAGGCGAGCAGCCGCGGGTGATCACCCAACAGGATGTGGCGTCGCTTGGCGAGCTGCCCGGTGTCGCCGAGGTGAGTACCGTGCGCTGGAACTCTGTCGAGACCGCGACGGGGCACGATCGCATCGTTGCCTACGCCTTGAACGATCGCGCCCGCCGAGGCTTCATCCTCATCGAGGGAGAGGCGGAGCGCTTCTGGCCTCGCTTCGTCTCCGCGCCCGTAGTGATGGTCACGCAGACGCTAGCCTACAAGCGTCGGCTCAAAGTGGGGGATAGGATCACCTTGCGCACGGGTTCCGGCGAGCGCGCGTTCGAGGTCGGCGCCGTGTATCGCGACTACGGATCGGAACACGGCACCATCGCTATGAGCGAAGCCACTTTCGCGGCACACTTTCCCACCCGCGAGACGGTGGAGGGTATCGGTATCTACCTCGACCCTGGAGCTGATCGGGCCGTGAGTGAGGCCGCCTTGACCGCCTGGGTCGAGGATCAGCAGCGAAGCCGAACGGTGCTCTTGCGTTCGCGCGAATCGCTCATCGCCATTTCTCTCGAGGTGTTCGCCCGCACCTTCACGATCACCGAAGTACTGCGCGTGCTGGCTGCTCTTGTCGCCTTCGCGGGCACGGTCAACGCACTGCTCGCGCTGCTGTTGGACCGATATGCACAGTTCGCTGTCATGAGGGCTCTCGGCGTCACACCCAATGAAATCGCTCGTCTGCTGCTAACGGAGAGCGGTGCGCTAGGCGCCTTTGCGGGGCTGTGCGCGATTCCCGCCGGCTTGTTGATAGGGCTAATGCTGATCTACGTGGTGAACGTACGTTCCTTCGGCTGGACGATGACGCCCCATTTCGCCGTTACCCCCATGCTTGGCACCTTGGTACTCGCCGTGCTGGCATCCGTGCTCGCGGCGGTGTGGCCAGCCTGGCGTCTTCGCCAGCGCTTGCAGGCGAGCGACCTCACGCCTGGGCGCGCATAG
- a CDS encoding ABC transporter ATP-binding protein: MATGITVRCKELYKTYGVSSASPVAVLRDVKFTASAGEFVVLLGRSGSGKTTFLNVLGGLEPPDRGEVELAGHALWQGNEQQRARLRRAQLGFVFQSFNLIPTLTVAENLMLPLALNDAAVDERAERVASMLDRLGLHSKGPRYPSELSGGEQQRVAVGRALIHQPALVIADEPTGNLDLETARQVLDFLQELVGERGVALVMATHSAEVMGRADRVCHLQDQQIVDDVPA, from the coding sequence TTGGCCACAGGCATCACCGTTCGCTGTAAGGAACTGTACAAGACCTACGGCGTGAGTTCAGCGTCTCCTGTAGCCGTTCTTCGTGACGTGAAGTTCACCGCCAGCGCGGGCGAGTTCGTGGTGCTCCTAGGGCGCAGCGGCTCGGGCAAAACCACCTTCCTCAATGTACTCGGCGGACTCGAGCCGCCAGATCGCGGTGAGGTGGAGCTAGCCGGGCATGCCCTCTGGCAGGGCAACGAGCAGCAGCGCGCCAGATTGCGCCGAGCGCAGCTGGGATTCGTGTTCCAGTCGTTCAACCTGATTCCCACCTTAACCGTGGCGGAGAACCTGATGCTACCCCTCGCCCTGAACGACGCTGCGGTCGACGAACGAGCAGAGCGGGTGGCGTCGATGCTCGATCGCCTTGGGTTGCATAGCAAGGGGCCGCGCTATCCGTCGGAACTCTCCGGTGGTGAGCAACAGCGCGTTGCCGTGGGACGCGCACTCATTCACCAGCCAGCGTTGGTCATCGCCGATGAGCCTACAGGGAACCTCGACTTGGAAACGGCCCGGCAGGTGCTGGACTTCCTGCAAGAGCTGGTGGGCGAGCGCGGCGTGGCGCTGGTGATGGCCACCCACAGCGCTGAAGTGATGGGGCGGGCTGATCGCGTCTGCCACCTACAGGATCAGCAGATCGTGGACGATGTGCCCGCTTGA